The Sesamum indicum cultivar Zhongzhi No. 13 linkage group LG6, S_indicum_v1.0, whole genome shotgun sequence genome has a segment encoding these proteins:
- the LOC105163338 gene encoding pentatricopeptide repeat-containing protein At1g06140, mitochondrial-like — protein sequence MRFIATDFLRSRTSLLLSRQNLPTTKQKPFMLGKGGGSHSWSSFNESLSSLLKRSPTHSHLQEARRLHALMLVGSILNPDSDIAGPASLLGSRLVQVYAQLGCLEEALLAFGRLHCVHNIACNAILRAYVDSAHFSQAIHFFNHLVFKLGFMPDNYTCPLILKACSELCALEEGRKTHDLIRSAEVHYCFKPNVYTKCALIDMFAKCGSLDEARMVFDDMPQKERDLASWTAMICGTIHQGHGQEALYLFNTMRREGTDPDSVVMAAILPACGRLGARQEGMALQGCALKSGFHCDLFVSNAVMDMYCKFGDTHQAYSVFCRMPCKDVVSWSTLIAGYSQNCEYERSLVLYLEMINLGVKPSAIIVASILPTLGKLNLSEHGKVMHGFILKKGFDSDVVVSCALIEMYSSCGLAGGLEVLLSLWSDWDIMVWNSAIAGHAACENFNLALSVFRKIWKSKCKPNCITLVSILPICTKMGALKQGMEVHCHAIRSSLIGAVSVGNSLIDMYCKCGYLGHGLKVFDHMMEKDIVSYNTIISAYGFHGYGKQALVLFDEMKSLAMKPSKATFVGLLSACSHAGLVDEGRSLYISMINSYGILPNMEHYSCMVDLLGRAGHICDACNFIRTMPEEPDGNVLGCLLAACRVHNMVEPAYLLAKEILQDKLEDSGYHILLSNMYASTKKWKDASRVRVLIKEKGLRKKPGKSWIQIGHCTHIFDARDTTHSEYNKIQVFLETLMSEMREPCVVDPCFSLPSL from the coding sequence ATGCGATTCATCGCTACAGATTTTCTCAGAAGTAGAACATCTCTGCTGCTTAGCCGTCAGAATCTTCCAACCACCAAACAAAAACCGTTTATGCTTGGCAAAGGTGGCGGTTCCCACTCTTGGTCGTCATTCAATGaatctctctcctctcttctcAAGAGATCGCCAACCCATTCCCATCTACAAGAAGCCAGAAGATTACATGCACTCATGCTGGTTGGCAGCATCCTCAACCCCGACAGCGACATAGCTGGCCCAGCATCACTCTTGGGTTCGCGGCTGGTGCAAGTCTATGCCCAACTGGGCTGTCTCGAGGAAGCCTTGCTCGCCTTTGGCAGACTCCACTGCGTCCACAACATTGCCTGTAATGCTATTCTTCGGGCCTATGTGGACTCTGCACACTTTTCCCAAGCAATTCACTTCTTTAATCACTTGGTATTCAAACTTGGCTTCATGCCTGATAATTACACTTGCCCGCTAATCTTAAAAGCTTGTTCAGAATTATGTGCCCTCGAAGAGGGTAGAAAGACGCATGATCTGATCCGTTCTGCTGAGGTTCACTACTGCTTTAAGCCCAACGTCTATACAAAATGCGCTCTGATAGACATGTTTGCAAAATGTGGAAGCTTGGATGAAGCACGGATGGTATTCGATGATATGCCTCAGAAAGAGAGAGACTTGGCTTCTTGGACTGCTATGATATGTGGAACGATACATCAGGGGCATGGGCAGGAAGCACTGTATTTGTTCAACACAATGAGACGCGAAGGGACAGACCCTGATTCAGTTGTTATGGCAGCTATTCTTCCAGCCTGCGGTCGATTGGGAGCCAGGCAAGAGGGAATGGCTTTGCAAGGCTGTGCTCTGAAGAGTGGTTTCCACTGTGATTTGTTTGTTTCCAATGCTGTCATGGATATGTACTGTAAATTCGGGGATACTCACCAAGCTTACAGTGTATTTTGCAGAATGCCTTGTAAAGATGTTGTATCTTGGAGCACATTAATAGCTGGCTATTCACAGAATTGTGAGTATGAAAGGAGCCTTGTGCTCTACTTAGAGATGATAAATCTGGGTGTAAAACCTAGTGCAATCATTGTGGCAAGTATTCTTCCTACACTTGGCAAACTCAACTTATCAGAACACGGAAAAGTGATGCATGGCTTTATCCTGAAAAAGGGATTTGACTCTGATGTTGTTGTCAGCTGTGCGCTCATCGAAATGTACTCAAGCTGTGGCTTAGCGGGAGGACTCGAAGTTCTTTTAAGCCTTTGGTCAGATTGGGACATCATGGTTTGGAATTCGGCAATTGCTGGGCATGCTGCTTGTGAAAACTTTAATTTGGCTCTCAGTGTCTTTAGGAAGATATGGAAGTCTAAATGTAAACCAAATTGCATCACTTTGGTCAGCATCCTTCCAATCTGTACCAAAATGGGGGCACTTAAACAGGGTATGGAAGTTCACTGCCATGCGATTAGAAGCAGTCTTATCGGAGCTGTTTCAGTCGGCAATTCACTTATTGATATGTACTGTAAATGCGGATACCTAGGGCATGGACTTAAGGTGTTTGATCACATGATGGAAAAGGATATTGTATCTTATAACACGATCATTTCTGCCTACGGATTCCATGGGTATGGAAAGCAAGCATTGGTCCTCTTTGATGAAATGAAATCTTTAGCAATGAAGCCAAGTAAGGCAACTTTTGTTGGACTCCTGTCTGCTTGTAGTCATGCAGGCCTGGTAGATGAGGGTCGGTCTCTTTACATTTCCATGATTAATAGTTATGGCATACTCCCAAATATGGAACACTACTCATGCATGGTAGACCTGCTTGGTAGAGCAGGGCACATTTGTGATGCATGCAACTTCATCAGAACAATGCCCGAGGAACCAGATGGTAATGTCCTGGGATGTTTGCTTGCTGCTTGTCGAGTTCACAACATGGTGGAGCCTGCCTATCTTCTTGCTAAAGAAATTCTCCAAGATAAGTTGGAAGATTCTGGTTACCATATACTTTTGTCCAACATGTATGCATCAACAAAGAAATGGAAAGATGCCTCAAGGGTCAGAGTTCTAATAAAGGAGAAAGGGTTAAGGAAAAAACCTGGGAAGAGTTGGATACAGATAGGTCACTGTACTCATATATTTGATGCCAGAGATACAACGCATTCAGAGTACAACAAAATACAAGTATTCCTGGAAACATTGATGTCTGAGATGAGGGAACCGTGTGTGGTGGATCCATGTTTCTCTCTCCCTTCACTTTGA
- the LOC105162977 gene encoding protein ABC transporter 1, mitochondrial: MISLKDIARLVNGLSLVAKEGVSVPRSAQLETLIKASILSAADFAGLTRGKLRSLDTRAPQVDSSDDAHRNTGSVFNFMDDADNPPPKSEAQVKPDADGTLQMVAPSISNGSVNADFQTSLDADLQDGPSTSNAAIMDGVVSTSKQRKPRERRVPSTPFSRAIGFAGLGAGLAWGTLQESAKRIMFGTHNSKNDQHALSPFLSERNAERLALALCRMRGAALKLGQMLSIQDESLVPAPILAALDIVRQGADRMPRNQLNQVLDAELGPNWSYKLMSFDYEPMAAASIGQVHRAVTKDGLEVAVKIQYPGVADSIESDIENVKLLLTYTNLMPEKLYIDNAMKVAKEELSRECDYELEAKNQKRFRSLLTNVKGLYVPFVVDDLSSKRVLTTELVHGVPIDKVALLDQETRNYVGKKLLELTLMELFIFRFMQTDPNWSNFLYDETGKSINLIDFGAARDYPKHFVDDYLRMVLACANSDRETVLEMSRRLGFLTGKESEIMLEAHVQAGFVVGLPFAKRGGYDFGSTNITQSISNLGATMLRHRLTPPPEEAYSLHRKLSGAFLACIKLRAVVPCRELLLDVYENYHFGEDSGQMLSTSSI; the protein is encoded by the exons ATGATATCTTTGAAGGACATAGCGAGATTGGTGAATGGGTTATCTCTGGTGGCTAAGGAGGGCGTCAGCGTCCCCCGTAGTGCTCAATTGGAAACCCTAATCAAGGCCTCGATTCTCTCTGCCGCGGACTTCGCGGGACTAACTAGAGGCAAGCTCCGAAGTCTCGACACTCGGGCACCTCAGGTTGACAGTAGTGATGATGCCCATAGGAATACAGGCAGCGTGTTCAACTTCATGGATGATGCTGATAATCCGCCTCCGAAATCCGAGGCCCAAGTGAAGCCCGATGCCGACGGAACTTTACAAATGGTTGCCCCCTCCATCTCGAATGGTTCCGTCAATGCAGATTTTCAAACTTCCTTAGATGCAGATCTGCAAGATGGCCCCTCGACCTCAAATGCCGCCATAATGGACGGGGTTGTGAGTACCTCGAAGCAAAGGAAGCCCAGGGAGAGGAGAGTTCCTTCTACCCCTTTCTCCAGAGCGATAGG GTTTGCCGGGCTTGGAGCTGGTCTTGCATGGGGCACACTTCAGGAGTCTGCGAAGAGGATTATGTTTGGTACACATAACTCGAAAAACGACCAACATGCCCTTTCCCCATTCTTGTCTGAGAGAAATGCAGAACGTTTAGCCCTTGCATTATGCAGAATGCGTGGAGCAGCTCTCAAGTTAGGCCAAATGTTGAGCATCCAAGATGAATCTCTTGTACCTGCACCG ATCTTGGCAGCTTTGGACATTGTCCGTCAGGGTGCAGATAGGATGCCAAGGAATCAGCTCAATCAGGTCTTGGATGCCGAATTGGGTCCCAACTGGTCATATAAATTGATGAGTTTCGACTATGAACCAATGGCTGCAGCAAGTATAGGACAG GTTCACAGGGCTGTCACAAAAGATGGTTTGGAGGTTGCAGTGAAAATTCAGTACCCTGGAGTTGCCGATAGCATTGAAAGTGATATTGAGAATGTCAAATTGCTGTTAACTTATACAAACTTGATGCCAGAAAAACTGTATATTGACAATGCAATGAAG GTTGCAAAGGAAGAACTTTCTCGTGAATGTGACTATGAACTGGAGGCCAAAAATCAGAAAAGGTTTCGTAGTCTGCTGACCAATGTAAAAGGATTATATGTTCCATTTGTGGTGGATGATTTATCCAGTAAAAGAGTGTTAACCACAGAATTAGTTCATG GTGTTCCGATTGATAAGGTGGCATTGCTAGACCAAGAAACTCGCAATTATGTTGGGAAAAAGTTACTTGAGCTTACTTTGATGGAGTTATTTATCTTCCGGTTCATGCAG ACTGATCCTAACTGGAGTAACTTTTTATATGATGAGACGGGTAAATCAATCAATCTTATAGATTTTGGAGCAGCTAGGGACTACCCAAAACATTTCGTGGATGATTACTTACGGATG GTTCTTGCTTGTGCAAATAGTGACAGAGAGACAGTGCTTGAGATGTCAAGGAGACTTGGATTTCTTACAGGAAAGGAATCTGAAATTATGTTGGAGGCTCATGTCCAGGCAGGTTTTGTTGTGGGGCTGCCATTTGCCAAGCGCGGAGGCTATGATTTTGGATCAACCAATATTACTCAAAGCATTTCGAACCTTGGGGCAACAATGCTCAGGCACAGGCTAACGCCCCCACCAGAAGAGGCATACAGCCTGCACAGGAAGCTTTCAGGTGCTTTCCTTGCGTGCATCAAGCTCCGAGCTGTTGTTCCATGTAGGGAGCTTCTACTTGACGTTTACGAGAATTATCACTTTGGTGAAGATAGTGGTCAAATGTTGTCGACAAGttcaatttaa
- the LOC105163339 gene encoding meiosis-specific protein ASY3 codes for MDVGRQTNPQQEPVSECRSFSSNHRCCSQSRKISIGVLIDSISKADRKHINQSVMQIAEKGTSSKGNCVKDREGHTPLVEKHVTDLKKDTSPWVSTRSFNPKGSSSVAGHDTQHTPSFPVISRTRPRSKLLGRASGAHVLKLFAGKTGLEANECRQKTCGKATYSREAEKISNEEHVEHFVSSTEPGVQLEKKQVEDKDRKTETGGRETLRMKLWEILGNVSSSNKQCLSSVELHPDQERDGTQSPIEKRNPNSDTIESDSEMHTFMRPLTCSLAQKKASSKNQHNKIEATKTTSHCKECPQKRIFSFRGDWSGRLYDSSNDDSLPSKRNKIEREISVMETQWGQKYETAGERQQPQNKTRPIPAVEKPMVHKDKVGHANSTSDRRNDVLVDRKSGTHKNNSFENPLNLMTEQKDVEQPADEISNLNDQQKDITDSLLKNKKNSVCDPSTATFEIKSPGCLLKSKQGKLHGQCPAQRISNMGGIRSFKSLLNLEPGDCTPIMQMGSSDGGYELNDIHLMKPSFIMEEDSENQMSKLSTDATGSDSSQDDSHIKVCRESGQLSPEFYIAEEFLCGPDRSVGNKKDVEVTGCSPMSESLKGIHDSELQMYLELNQNDGLASAVKLLAVALDRFKTKVKSTSNKRSAEILLAAAEEVFLLLQNADSQIKTDVGKLANLSQSKRKQLETRLEEQQEHFLGIYKRFKEEVDRHLQDYDKINEDLEEHEIEIKRTAERQRAAQKKFLLQLEQAIKVQLDEAESRITTVQELARKKMLQLKLLVAECIKHGAFG; via the exons ATGGATGTTGGTAGACAGACTAATCCTCAACAG GAACCGGTGAGTGAGTGTAGGAGTTTCAGCAGCAATCACCGCTGCTGCAGCCAATCCAGGAAGATCTCTATAGGAGTTCTCATTGATTCTATTTCCAAGGCAGATAGAAAACATATCAATCAATCAGTGATGCAAATTGCAGAAAAAGGAACTTCTAGCAAAGGGAATTGCGTCAAAGATCGTGAAGGACATACTCCACTTGTGGAAAAACATGTGACAGACTTGAAGAAGGATACCTCCCCTTGGGTTTCTACTAGATCTTTCAACCCAAAAGGATCTTCTTCAGTTGCAGGTCACGATACACAACATACTCCAAGTTTCCCAGTCATAAGCAGAACACGTCCCAGATCAAAACTATTAGGGAGAGCATCTGGAGCTCATGTTCTTAAGCTTTTTGCTGGTAAGACTGGCTTAGAAGCTAATGAATGCAGGCAGAAGACTTGCGGTAAAGCTACTTATTCCAGGGAGGCTGAGAAAATTAGTAATGAAGAGCATGTAGAGCACTTTGTTTCTTCAACTGAACCTGGAGTTCAGCTAGAAAAAAAACAGGTAGAGGATAAAGATAGGAAAACAGAAACTGGGGGCCGAGAAACTTTGAGAATGAAGCTCTGGGAAATCTTAGGAAATGTTTCTTCATCGAACAAGCAGTGTCTCAGCTCTGTCGAGTTGCACCCAGATCAAGAGAGGGATGGGACACAGAGTCCTATTGAAAAGAGAAATCCTAATTCAGACACAATTGAGAGTGACTCTGAAATGCATACTTTCATGAGACCATTGACTTGTTCACTTGCGCAGAAGAAAGCTTCCAGTAAAAACCAACATAACAAAATTGAAGCCACAAAAACTACTAGCCACTGCAAAGAATGTCCACAAAAGAGAATATTCTCATTCAGAGGAGATTGGTCTGGAAGATTGTATGATAGTTCCAATGATGATTCATTGCCTTCCAAGAGAAACAAGATTGAGAGAGAGATCTCTGTAATGGAGACACAGTGGGGCCAAAAGTACGAAACTGCAGGGGAGAGACAGCAACCACAAAATAAAACTAGACCGATACCAGCTGTCGAGAAACCAATGGTGCATAAAGATAAAGTTGGCCATGCTAACAGTACCAGTGACAGGAGAAATGATGTCCTTGTTGACCGGAAAAGTGgtacacataaaaataattcttttgagAATCCACTTAATCTGATGACTGAGCAGAAGGATGTTGAGCAGCCAGCAGATGAGATCTCAAACTTGAATGATCAGCAAAAAGACATAACTGATTCTTTGttgaagaacaaaaagaactCTGTATGTGATCCTTCGACTGCCACTTTTGAGATCAAATCACCTGGCTGTTTACTGAAAAGTAAGCAGGGAAAACTTCATGGTCAGTGTCCTGCTCAGAGAATATCTAACATGGGTGGTATCCGAAGCTTCAAAAGTTTATTGAATTTAGAACCAGGTGACTGTACACCAATTATGCAAATGGGATCATCT gATGGTGGATACGAGCTAAACGATATTCATCTTATGAAACCAAGCTTTATCATGGAAGAAGACAGTGAAAACCAGATGTCCAAATTGTCTACTGATGCAACGGGTTCTGACAGTTCACAGGATGACTCACACATAAAAG TTTGCAGGGAATCAGGGCAATTATCTCCTGAATTCTACATTGCTGAGGAGTTTCTATGTGGTCCTGATAGAAGTGTAGGCAACAAAAAAGATGTTGAAGTGACTGGGTGTAGTCCTATGTCAGAGTCACTAAAAG GGATTCATGACAGCGAGCTTCAAATGTACTTGGAATTGAATCAAAACGATGGACTGGCTAG TGCTGTAAAACTACTTGCTGTAGCTTTAGATCGTTTTAAAACCAAAGTCAAGTCAACGAGTAATAAAAGATCTGCTGAAATTTTGCTGGCTGCTGCTGAGGAAGTATTTTTGCTGTTGCAGAATGCCGACTCTCAGATCAAAACAGATGT GGGAAAGCTAGCCAATCTTAGTCAATCCAAAAGGAAGCAGCTGGAAACTAGACTTGAAG AGCAACAGGAACATTTCCTTggaatatataaaagattcaAAGAAGAAGTTGATCGGCACCTGCAGGATTATGACAAGATAAATGAAGATCTAGAAGAACATGAGATTGAGATTAAAAGAACTGCAGAAAGACaaa GAGCAGCCCAGAAAAAGTTTCTCTTGCAGTTGGAGCAAGCTATCAAGGTTCAACTTGATGAAGCTGAAAGCAGAATCACCACTGTCCAGGAA ttGGCTAGGAAGAAGATGCTTCAATTGAAACTCTTGGTAGCTGAATGCATAAAACATGGGGCCTTTGGTTGA
- the LOC105162976 gene encoding uncharacterized protein LOC105162976 (The sequence of the model RefSeq protein was modified relative to this genomic sequence to represent the inferred CDS: added 46 bases not found in genome assembly): MEDREREEEEEKEAAVVADFVRNEVGDWDDEAKIRARFKALSGQRSDWSPLYSFWRDLILKVARHLHIFIIRPSRVKRLWFRRAGLSPLCLDHVLLEMHRAGDLLSPHPTSSTARLSHIFRRALDLFGASNDYSLPPGDYYILAPLLEEQALEVVNKLSENYWTTSCVITMRKFQDVCLGSREALAILGYLSAHDRARRLIVNRADPIEGVKVFLAPGAVSSDSSVDYTLLHLTWTAEKLEQQLDVIDKCYQKNSALASLKSGNKRVALRYAKELKMASQSRERCMALLDQVEKVLQVIADTESSKKVLEAMQSSKHALLENQISLEEVELCLQEVDDNIDSLKRLDDALGSKATYTEVDDEDIEGELSKLQLEIKSEMNQVMAETGFDRSTGPSEFSERTLSNGLSNLNLKEGLAMESEADCCLRPVGNKRMSKEGSLEAA; the protein is encoded by the exons TTGTGGCGGATTTTGTTCGGAATGAGGTGGGGGATTGGGATGACGAGGCGAAGATTCGAGCGAGATTCAAGGCCCTGAGCGGACAGAGGTCTGATTGGTCGCCACTCTACAGTTTCTGGAGGGATTTGATTCTCAAGGTTGCTCGTCACCTTCACATCTTCATCATCCGCCCTTCCCGCGTCAAGCGCCTCTGGTTCCGCCGAGCTGGCTTGTCCCCTTTGTGCCTCGATCACGTCCTGCTTGAAATGCATCGCGCTGGAGACTTATTGTCGCCCCACCCAACTTCCTCAACCGCCCGTCTCTCTCACATTTTCCGCAGAGCGCTAGATCTTTTTGGGGCGAGTAATGACTATAGTCTCCCTCCCGGAGATTATTATATTCTTGCACCACTCTTGGAG GAGCAAGCCCTTGAAGTAGTCAACAAATTGTCGGAAAACTATTGGACGACTTCTTGTGTCATAACCATGAGAAAGTTTCAGGATGTATGTCTAGGATCGAGGGAAGCTCTTGCAATTTTAGGTTACTTGTCAGCACACGACAGAGCAAGACGACTAATTGTTAACCGAGCTGATCCGATAGAG GGAGTGAAAGTCTTTCTTGCTCCTGGAGCAGTTTCTAGTGACTCAAGTGTGGATTACACTTTGCTGCACTTAACTTGGACTGCAGAAAAGCTTGAGCAGCAGCTTGATGTGATTGATAAGTGCTACCAAAA GAATTCAGCTTTAGCTTCTCTTAAATCTGGAAACAAGCGAGTTGCCCTGAGATATGCAAAAGAACTAAAGATGGCATCTCAGAGTAGAGAAAGATGCATGGCACTATTGGACCAGGTGGAGAAAGTACTTCAGGTTATCGCAGATACCGAGTCCTCTAAAAAG GTTTTGGAGGCCATGCAAAGCAGCAAACATGCTTTACTGGAAAACCAAATCAGTCTTGAAGAAGTTGAGCTGTGCCTGCAGGAAGTTGATGATAACATTGATTCACTGAAACGACTAGATGATGCTTTAG GATCAAAGGCAACATATACAGAGGTAGATGATGAAGATATAGAAGGTGAATTAAGCAAACTACAGCTGgaaattaaaagtgaaatgAATCAAGTTATGGCAGAAACTGGGTTTGATAGATCTACTGGACCGTCAGAGTTTTCGGAAAGAACTTTGAGCAATGGTCTTTCAAATCTTAATCTCAAGGAGGGGCTAGCCATGGAATCAGAGGCAGACTGTTGTCTAAGACCAGTTGGCAATAAACGCATGTCAAAAGAGGGCAGCCTTGAAGCTGCTTGA